Proteins from one Neodiprion fabricii isolate iyNeoFabr1 chromosome 5, iyNeoFabr1.1, whole genome shotgun sequence genomic window:
- the LOC124182918 gene encoding larval cuticle protein A2B-like, with protein MAFKLVALVAIVAAASAGVSAQVHHHGYPSGPVYAHAPAPVYAKAVVKGVDAEYDPHPQYSFSYDVHDDHTGDIKSQQESRDGDVVHGSYSLIEADGTRRVVEYTADPHSGFNAVVHKEGKPVHAPVVAKYAPAPVKYAHAPVYSHAPIPYAGYHH; from the exons ATGGCATTCAAG CTCGTCGCTCTCGTCGCCATCGTGGCCGCCGCCAGTGCCGGCGTAAGTGCCCAGGTTCACCACCACGGGTACCCATCTGGTCCCGTTTACGCCCACGCACCAGCACCAGTGTACGCCAAGGCAGTGGTTAAGGGAGTCGACGCTGAGTACGACCCCCATCCCCAGTACAGCTTCTCCTACGATGTGCACGACGACCACACCGGCGACATCAAGAGCCAGCAGGAGTCCCGCGACGGAGACGTCGTCCACGGTAGCTACTCCCTGATCGAGGCTGACGGAACCCGTCGCGTCGTCGAGTACACCGCCGACCCCCACAGCGGATTCAACGCCGTCGTTCACAAGGAGGGAAAACCCGTCCACGCTCCCGTCGTCGCCAAGTACGCTCCAGCTCCCGTCAAATATGCCCATGCCCCCGTATACTCCCACGCCCCGATCCCATACGCCGGATACCACCATTAA